ACACCGCCGCCGTCTATGCCGCGCGCGCCAACCTCAAACCGCTCTTGATCACCGGCATGGCCCAAGGCGGCCAGCTCATGACCACCACCGACGTGGACAACTGGCCCGCCGACGCCCAAGGGGTGCAGGGCCCGGAACTGATGCAGCGCTTTCAGGCCCACGCCGAGCGCTTCCAGACCGAGATCGTGTTCGACCACATCCAGAGCGTGGACCTGAGCCAGCGCCCGTTTCGCCTCCAAGGCGACAGCGGCCAGTACAGCTGCGACAGCCTGATCATCGCCACCGGGGCCTCGGCCAAATACCTCGGCCTGCCCTCGGAGCAAGCCTTCATGGGCCGCGGCGTGAGCGGCTGCGCCACCTGCGACGGCTTTTTTTACCGCGACCAAGAGGTGTGCGTGGTGGGTGGCGGCAGCGCGGCGGTGGAAGAGGCGCTGTACCTGTCCAACATCGCCAGCAAGGTAACGCTGGTGCACCGGCGCGACGCTTTTCGCGCCGAACCGATCTTGGTGGACAAGCTCATGGCCAAGGTGGCCGAGGGCCGCATCGAGCTCAAGCTTTTTTATGTCCTTGACGAGGTGCTGGGTGACGAGCGCGGCGTGAATGGGGTGCGCATCAAGCAGGTGCAGACCGGGCAGACCCAGGACATCGCGCTGCACGGCTGCTTCATCGCCATCGGCCACAGTCCCAACACCGAACTGTTCAAAGGCCAGCTCGAGCTCAAAGACGGCTACATCGTGACCCAAAGCGGGCAAAACGGCTTTGCCACCCAGACCAGCGTGCCCGGCGTGTTCGCCGCGGGCGACGTGCAAGACCACATCTACCGCCAAGCCATCACCAGCGCC
This sequence is a window from Serpentinimonas maccroryi. Protein-coding genes within it:
- the trxB gene encoding thioredoxin-disulfide reductase, yielding MNPRHAQVLILGSGPAGYTAAVYAARANLKPLLITGMAQGGQLMTTTDVDNWPADAQGVQGPELMQRFQAHAERFQTEIVFDHIQSVDLSQRPFRLQGDSGQYSCDSLIIATGASAKYLGLPSEQAFMGRGVSGCATCDGFFYRDQEVCVVGGGSAAVEEALYLSNIASKVTLVHRRDAFRAEPILVDKLMAKVAEGRIELKLFYVLDEVLGDERGVNGVRIKQVQTGQTQDIALHGCFIAIGHSPNTELFKGQLELKDGYIVTQSGQNGFATQTSVPGVFAAGDVQDHIYRQAITSAGTGCMAALDAQRFLGR